tagttagtggaaaatgtgtaagaagtggagagtggtgagtgggtgtgtgaatttttaaatgatttttttgtagggaataggggtataggtggggttagtaagtaagtgtgagaaataatggccctgtttggttaggagctgttagctgttagctggtttgactagctgttagcggttagctgtttgcattagttgatttgactagctggttgcattagctgtttgtgtaaaagtgtttggtaaattagctgatagctgttagctgtttaatatataaaatgaccattaaggacattGACATACTTTATTTCTTATTCATATAAGACAAAtagtttattatgttaattttttttctctttatatttttctaataaacattaactaaataaaataaatttattttaaaaaaaatttgttcttaatttaatttttttaataatatatatttttcaaatagagAAATATTACTAATGATATTTCAAGAATGATTGCAATATACTCCAATTTcttcaaagtactaatatacgtagtaaaatttattacaacaaaaaacgaatctagtaaataatgtgaaatgaaaaagaaagtgtgagtaatgtttttaggaaaaaaatatgtatggtaccaaggttgatagtggttgtaattataggcaatagtaggacaaaatagtcattttcatccactttctcaaacctctaattgcaaaaagctcctatattgagctttttcaaaattagttttttcaccccaaaactctcttccTATCCTCCcctaaccaaacactcccaattagctttttctaaaggtcaaacctctaattcaccccaAAAAACTCTTTTCCCCTCAAACCTCTCTTAACCAAACACCCcaaatataatattggtataaatttccatttataaaagcggtgcaagtattaagggacgacccggaAAGCAAAGCTGtgcgaatattaagggacggagggagtaaccaATACTCTTTGAGCTTATGAAATATATGTCAAATATATATTTGTGTTTTACTCTACGTAAAAGAAACAAATCAAATTTGGAAAGAAATTATCCTGAATATGGTAGAAAGGGGAGTAATGATGTGGGACATTAAAAATGATCTTAGGCGACATTTAAAAGGGCTTAACCAGCGAATTCATTAAATGTCGCTCAAAGTTTGGACGACATTGCTTCTCACAACATTTAATTAAATGTCGCTACAGGTCTTAGCGGCATGTACAAATGCCGCCTAAGTCCAAAATACATGCCGTTAGAGGCGGTTTTTGTTGTAGtgaatttatattatctgaaattatcttaatttatctgaacttaactgaacttattttatctgaaaaaaaaattattttgtctgaaaaaaacttatttctgTGTGAAATTGTctggaaaaaaaacttatttttgttgaacttatattatctgaacttatgtaaacttaaatgaacttattttgtctgaaataagtcaaaataagtcgaacagaacagagGCCTTAACTGAAAAAGACTTCTTTTGTCCGAagtaaacttatttgtgtgtggaatgtctgatttttttttttccgaacttatattatctgaacttaattgaacttatctgaacttgttttttctgaaataagtcaaaaaagTCGAACATAATAGAGCTTAAATTTGCCACATCAAATTTCTAGCTAGAATGCTTTTATGTTACAAGTTTCATATTGGTTGACTACAATACTGTTAGACATAATAACATGTAACTCTCTGTAATATCCAAGTTTACAAATACATGTTACGGAGTAactctataatattttatttaattaaaaaatttaatttattttaccttTTTCAAATTTTTCACCCCTCCAATTACAATATTTTAATAGCTGTATATGTAATTCATGTACCAACGCCAGATGATCTAGGTACTCatatattttcatttttgttcACCACTAGAGTTGCTGTTAGACATTTTATATCgcaaaaacaagttttaaaaatcagtaaaattaaagaaattacATCTAGCTTTATGCTTACGATACTGGAACATGATCAAACGTAAGTGAAAAACATGACTACCAATCTACCATCACCGTTGATCTTGATCTTATACTTGAAAGAGTTTCATCAAATGTAGTTTGTATGCAATTAATACAGTTTATTTCTTTCCCATAATTTTGATTGCATGCATGCAATTAAATTGAGTGCACATTAATTTCAAGATATGAATACACGAAAAGCTAAGAGTTTCAAACAAGACCTTTGACTTGAATTTGGATGTTTCAACTTTGAAGACCTCTCTTCTTATATATTAGCACCCTTGTCCCTTTATTTGCAAATGTGCAAAACACTCTACAAACTAATATCATATCCCCTCTCCGTCCCTAAAATCGccgcacttatttttaaaaatttatttgaaAAGATGGGAAGTAATTTTGTAGAAGTGAAAGAAACCACAGTTATTACCCCAGCAGAGCCTACCCCAAACTGCATTCTTTCTCTCTCAACCCTTGATTCTCAGTTCTTCATACGCTTCCCTATTGAATATTTGTTGATCTACAATCCTGTCCCTGGAATTGATCGCAAGCAATTCAGTACTCGTGTTAAGTCTGCTTTAGGTCAAGCCTTGGTACAATTCTATCCTCTAGCGGGTCGGGTCCAAGAAAGTGGTGAAGGGTCGACCCTTCAGATCGTGTGCCAGGCCCAAGGTGTTGTGTTTGTAGAGGCTGTTTCCGGGTATAAAGGGCCCGACTTTGAGGAAGCCCCACGCTACGTGATGGAGTGGCGAAGCCTCTTATGCCCACACGTGGACGACGTTTTGAAGGGGGACCCACCCCTTGTTGTTCAACTCACGTGGCTTGATGACGGGGCGGTGgcgattgggtttgggtttATCCATTGTGTGTGCGACGGGATTGGGAGCGTTGAGTTCATCAACTTGTTCGCTGAGTTAACTCGTGGGGAATCTGTTAGTGGGCCGAAGCCTGTTTGGGATCGTCACTTGCTTAACTCGTCCCCTTCTAGTGAGCCCAAAAAGATTGTTTGTGTTAACTCAATGAGTCATCCCGAATTTAGCCGAGTTCAGGATTGTTGTGAGTTCTTAGCTAGATTCTCTAGTGAGACATTGGTCCCGACTTCAAGGGTCTTTGTTAAGGTTCAGATTgatcaactcaaacaacaagcTAACCGACACAATAGGTCAACAAAATATACATCGTTTGAGGTTGTTTCGGCCCATATTTGGAGATGTTGGGCCAAATCGTTAAACATGCCATCAAATCAAGTCCTAAGGCTCTTTTTTAGTGTCAATTTCCGAAACCGGATAGAACCGGGTTTACCCGATGGGTTTTATGGAAATGCGATTGCACTAGCTTGTGCGCAAACCACGGTTGAAGACTTAACCGAGAAGGATTTAGGCTATGCTTCAGATTTAATAAAAAACGCAAAAGAAAGGGTGGATGGTAATTATGTAAAAGAAGTGATCGAGTTGGTGAATGAGAATCGGTTGAGTCCTGACTCAGTAGGGGTGTTGAATTTCACCCAATGGTCAAGGATTGGGCTGGAAAGGGTTGACTTTGGGCTTGGAAAACCGGCCCATGTATTGTGCACTTGTACTGGTAATTGTTGTATGTTATTGCCAGTTCATAATCAAAGCCAGGCAATAAGGGCGATGTTAGCTGTCCCTACCAGTGCAGTTGAGATGTATCATCATTTATTAACAAAACTCATTAATTAGTTGATGAGGTATTGATCTATTAGATGGAGAGCTTGTATTGATAGGTTATGAGTTTGAATCTTTCTCCCTATTTACAACAATTTGTATTAACGTTATGGTGCTCGTgtgtgggttttttttttttttttttttttttaatataattaaagTTTGGAAATTTTGcattttaccacctgaaaaaaaaaaaaccaattttttttaccacctattaTTCTCGAACTAttatttaccacctaaaaatataaataaaaattcattttCCACCTTTTAACGGCAAGTTAACGGCAATGTTAACGACAACGTTGTGGAGCCCACAAATTAAGTTTCTCTTTACCTAAATTATGTGACTATCTTTTTTACTCATTCTCATTCATTTTTTCACCTTCTTATTTACTATTCTAAAATTCTCACCACCCATTTTTGCACTTC
This sequence is a window from Spinacia oleracea cultivar Varoflay chromosome 1, BTI_SOV_V1, whole genome shotgun sequence. Protein-coding genes within it:
- the LOC110781831 gene encoding alcohol acyltransferase 9-like → MCKTLYKLISYPLSVPKIAALIFKNLFEKMGSNFVEVKETTVITPAEPTPNCILSLSTLDSQFFIRFPIEYLLIYNPVPGIDRKQFSTRVKSALGQALVQFYPLAGRVQESGEGSTLQIVCQAQGVVFVEAVSGYKGPDFEEAPRYVMEWRSLLCPHVDDVLKGDPPLVVQLTWLDDGAVAIGFGFIHCVCDGIGSVEFINLFAELTRGESVSGPKPVWDRHLLNSSPSSEPKKIVCVNSMSHPEFSRVQDCCEFLARFSSETLVPTSRVFVKVQIDQLKQQANRHNRSTKYTSFEVVSAHIWRCWAKSLNMPSNQVLRLFFSVNFRNRIEPGLPDGFYGNAIALACAQTTVEDLTEKDLGYASDLIKNAKERVDGNYVKEVIELVNENRLSPDSVGVLNFTQWSRIGLERVDFGLGKPAHVLCTCTGNCCMLLPVHNQSQAIRAMLAVPTSAVEMYHHLLTKLIN